A single genomic interval of Zingiber officinale cultivar Zhangliang chromosome 4A, Zo_v1.1, whole genome shotgun sequence harbors:
- the LOC121970783 gene encoding deSI-like protein At4g17486 isoform X1 — MRRKSLHNRLFFFSMVSCRNMKLGSKKAWKSFMPLRLGRRSSSRFCMFPKVRSASKTTGNTPVYLNVYDLTHINGYMYWAGLGVFHTGIEVHGVEYAFGAHDYPTSGVFEVEPRQCPGFRFRKSIFMGTTCLDPLQVREFMELQSVNYNGDAYHLIMKNCNHFCKDICYKLTGNSIPKWVNRLARIGSLCNCLLPEALKITAVQHDPDSQSEDGEKRRLRSAFSCLSSISMRQRQFSTSSLLLTSPLRGCLSHWELRRSGAIALKDN, encoded by the exons ATGCGGAGGAAATCTTTACACAAtcgtctcttttttttttcaatggttTCCTGCAG GAACATGAAGCTGGGTTCAAAGAAGGCTTGGAAATCTTTCATGCCTCTTCGGCTAGGCAGGAGATCCTCCTCCCGTTTTTGTATGTTCCCCAAGGTTCGATCAGCCAGTAAAACAACAGGAAACACACCAGTTTATTTGAATGTATATGACTTGACACATATAAATGGCTACATGTATTGGGCAGGCCTTGGGGTATTTCACACCGGGATTGAAG TACATGGAGTGGAATATGCATTTGGAGCACATGACTATCCAACAAGTGGAGTCTTTGAGGTTGAGCCTCGCCAATGTCCGGGCTTCAGGTTTAGGAAGTCAATATTCATGGGTACAACTTGTTTAGACCCATTGCAAGTCAGAGAGTTTATGGAACTGCAATCTGTTAATTATAATGGTGATGCATATCACCTGATTATGAAAAACTGCAACCATTTCTGCAAAGATATCTGTTACAAGTTGACCGGCAACTCAATCCCAAAATGGGTAAACCGACTTGCTAGGATAG GCTCCCTTTGCAATTgtcttttgcctgaagcccttaAGATAACTGCTGTCCAACATGATCCTGATTCCCAGAGTGAAGATGGCGAGAAAAGGAGGCTCAGAAGTGCATTCAGTTGTCTTTCTTCTATTTCTATGCGTCAAAGACAGTTCTCAACTTCTTCTCTTTTATTAACATCTCCTCTCAGAGGCTGCCTTTCACACTGGGAGTTAAGAAGATCAGGAGCTATTGCTTTAAAAGACAATTGA
- the LOC121970783 gene encoding deSI-like protein At4g17486 isoform X2, which translates to MKLGSKKAWKSFMPLRLGRRSSSRFCMFPKVRSASKTTGNTPVYLNVYDLTHINGYMYWAGLGVFHTGIEVHGVEYAFGAHDYPTSGVFEVEPRQCPGFRFRKSIFMGTTCLDPLQVREFMELQSVNYNGDAYHLIMKNCNHFCKDICYKLTGNSIPKWVNRLARIGSLCNCLLPEALKITAVQHDPDSQSEDGEKRRLRSAFSCLSSISMRQRQFSTSSLLLTSPLRGCLSHWELRRSGAIALKDN; encoded by the exons ATGAAGCTGGGTTCAAAGAAGGCTTGGAAATCTTTCATGCCTCTTCGGCTAGGCAGGAGATCCTCCTCCCGTTTTTGTATGTTCCCCAAGGTTCGATCAGCCAGTAAAACAACAGGAAACACACCAGTTTATTTGAATGTATATGACTTGACACATATAAATGGCTACATGTATTGGGCAGGCCTTGGGGTATTTCACACCGGGATTGAAG TACATGGAGTGGAATATGCATTTGGAGCACATGACTATCCAACAAGTGGAGTCTTTGAGGTTGAGCCTCGCCAATGTCCGGGCTTCAGGTTTAGGAAGTCAATATTCATGGGTACAACTTGTTTAGACCCATTGCAAGTCAGAGAGTTTATGGAACTGCAATCTGTTAATTATAATGGTGATGCATATCACCTGATTATGAAAAACTGCAACCATTTCTGCAAAGATATCTGTTACAAGTTGACCGGCAACTCAATCCCAAAATGGGTAAACCGACTTGCTAGGATAG GCTCCCTTTGCAATTgtcttttgcctgaagcccttaAGATAACTGCTGTCCAACATGATCCTGATTCCCAGAGTGAAGATGGCGAGAAAAGGAGGCTCAGAAGTGCATTCAGTTGTCTTTCTTCTATTTCTATGCGTCAAAGACAGTTCTCAACTTCTTCTCTTTTATTAACATCTCCTCTCAGAGGCTGCCTTTCACACTGGGAGTTAAGAAGATCAGGAGCTATTGCTTTAAAAGACAATTGA
- the LOC121970784 gene encoding myosin-11-like isoform X2, translating into MGTSVNIIMGSNVWVEDPQLSWVDGQVTKITGENAEVQTSNGKTVVTTLSKLYPKDMEAPPGGVDDMTKLSYLHEPGVLQNLSARYQLNEIYTYTGNILIAINPFQRLTHLYDSHMMTQYKGAPLGELSPHVFAVADVAFRAMVNEGKSNSILVSGESGAGKTETTKMLMRYLAYLGGRAATEGRTVEQQVLESNPVLEAFGNAKTVRNNNSSRFGKFVEIQFDNKGRISGAAIRTYLLERSRVCQISDPERNYHCFYLLCAAPTEVTEKYKLGKPNTFHYLNQSNCYELVGVNDAYEYLATRRAMDIVGISAQEQDAIFRVVAAILHLGNINFAKGQEIDSSVPKDDKAKFHLKMAAELLMCDAEGLQDALCKRMMITPEEVIKRPLDPQSAAVSRDGLAKTIYSRLFDWIVDKINVSIGQDQASKSLIGVLDIYGFESFKTNSFEQFCINYTNEKLQQHFNQHVFKMEQEEYTKEAIDWSYIEFVDNQDVLDLIEKKPGGVIALLDEACMFPKSTHETFAQKLYQTFKTHKRFIKPKLSRTDFAINHYAGEVVYQSDLFLDKNKDYVVAEHQDLLGASKCSFVSGLFPPLPEETSKSSKFSSIGARFKLQLQALMDTLNSTEPHYIRCVKPNNLLKPAIFENSNVMQQLRCGGVLEAIRISCAGFPTRRIFYEFLHRFGVFAPEAFVGNDEKTACRKILESKGLKGFQIGKTKVFLRAGQMAELDALRAEVLNRAAKTIQNQIRTHILQKQFIALRKAAIHVQSLWRRRLACKLYDDMRRENAAIIVQKNWQRHNSKKAYKKLQYSVLVLQSGFRFLAARNEFRFRRQTKAAIFIQAKWRCYRAHSYHKKLKRAAIVTQCRWRGRVARIELRKLKMAARETGALKEAKDKLEKAVEDLTWRLQLEKRLRTDLEEAKGQEIAKLQNSLQELQSKVDETTAMLVKEREAARKIIEEAPPVVKETTVLVQDTEKIDSLTAEVENLKASLQFEKQRADDVESKYTEERQANEEKTKKSLEDGGQILQLKETVHRLEEKLANVDSENKVFRQQALSMAPNKLLSGRTKSILQRSSENGHSINGETRSLTDSLSSSFNMRESSEIEDKPQRNLNEKQQENQELMIRCIAQDLGFSGKRPVAACITYKCLLQWRSFEVERTSVFDRIIQTIGHAIEDNNQILAYWLSNSSTLLLLLQRTLKASGAAGMAPQRRRSSSATLFGRMTQSFRGTPQGVNLALINGSLTSGVDKLRQVEAKYPALLFKQQLTAYVEKIYGMIRDNLKKEISPLVGSCIQAPRTSRASLVKGSSRSPGTTAAQQILIAHWQGIVKSLDSFLTTLKANHVPPFLVRKVFTQIFSFINVQLFNSLLLRRECCSFSNGEFVKAGLAELEHWCYKATDEYAGSSWDELKHIRQAIGFLVIHQKPKKTLDEISHDLCPVLSVQQLYRISTMYWDDKYGTHSVSPEVISDMRVLMIEDSNNPVSTSFLLDDDSSIPFSVDDISKSMEPIDIADIEPPPLVQENSGFMFLLPRVD; encoded by the exons ATG GGAACTTCCGTTAACATTATTATGGGTTCCAATGTGTGGGTTGAAGATCCACAATTGTCTTGGGTTGATGGACAGGTCACTAAAATTACTGGTGAAAACGCCGAGGTTCAGACTTCTAATGGCAAAACG GTTGTCACTACTCTGTCAAAACTATATCCAAAAGATATGGAAGCCCCTCCCGGTGGGGTTGATGACATGACAAAGCTCTCGTATTTGCACGAACCTGGAGTTCTGCAGAATTTGTCCGCTAGATACCAACtgaatgaaatttat ACTTACACAGGAAATATTCTAATTGCTATAAATCCATTCCAAAGGTTAACCCATCTATATGATTCTCACATGATGACCCAATATAAAGGGGCTCCATTAGGCGAGCTAAGTCCTCATGTGTTTGCAGTGGCAGATGTGGCATTCAG GGCAATGGTAAATGAGGGAAAGAGCAACTCCATTCTAGTTAGTGGTGAAAGTGGTGCTGGAAAAACTGAGACAACAAAGATGCTTATGCGTTATCTCGCTTACTTGGGTGGACGTGCAGCCACTGAAGGGCGAACTGTAGAGCAGCAAGTTCTTGAA TCAAATCCAGTTCTTGAAGCATTTGGCAATGCAAAAACTGTGAGAAATAACAACTCAAG CCGTTTTGGAAAGTTTGTGGAAATTCAGTTTGATAATAAAGGTAGAATATCTGGTGCTGCCATCCGAACCTACCTTCTTGAGAGGTCACGAGTATGCCAGATATCAGATCCAGAGCGTAACTACCACTGCTTTTACCTTCTATGCGCGGCACCAACAGAG GTGACTGAAAAGTacaaattaggaaaaccaaaCACATTCCATTATCTTAACCAATCAAACTGTTATGAATTGGTTGGTGTGAATGATGCCTACGAGTATCTAGCCACTAGAAGGGCTATGGATATTGTTGGAATCAGTGCACAAGAACAG GATGCCATTTTTAGGGTTGTCGCAGCCATTCTTCATCTTGGAAATATTAATTTTGCCAAGGGACAAGAGATAGATTCATCTGTGCCCAAGGATGACAAAGCTAAGTTCCATCTTAAGATGGCTGCTGAACTTCTCAT GTGTGATGCTGAGGGTTTACAAGATGCACTGTGTAAGCGTATGATGATAACTCCTGAAGAAGTCATTAAGAGGCCACTTGATCCTCAATCTGCAGCTGTAAGCAGGGACGGCTTAGCTAAAACAATATATTCTCGCTTGTTTGACTG GATTGTCGATAAAATAAATGTTTCAATTGGACAAGATCAAGCTTCCAAGTCACTGATTGGTGTCTTAGACATCTACGgttttgaaagttttaaaacGAACAG CTTTGAGCAGTTCTGTATCAACTACACAAATGAGAAACTACAACAACATTTCAACCAA CACGTTTTCAAGATGGAGCAGGAAGAATACACAAAAGAGGCAATAGATTGGAGTTACATCGAATTTGTTGATAACCAAGATGTTCTGGATCTTATCGAGAAG AAACCTGGAGGTGTGATTGCACTTCTTGATGAAGCATG CATGTTTCCTAAATCAACACATGAAACCTTTGCACAAAAACTTTATCAGACATTTAAAACGCACAAACGCTTCATCAAGCCCAAGCTTTCACGCACTGATTTTGCAATTAATCATTATGCCGGAGAG GTTGTGTATCAATCTGATCTTTTTCTGGACAAAAACAAGGATTATGTTGTGGCAGAACACCAAGATTTGTTGGGTGCTTCAAAATGCTCATTTGTTTCAGGCCTTTTTCCTCCTCTGCCTGAGGAAACAAGCAAGTCTTCTAAATTTTCATCAATCGGTGCTCGCTTTAAG CTACAACTGCAGGCTTTGATGGATACATTAAATTCCACAGAACCCCATTATATCAGATGTGTGAAGCCAAATAACCTTCTAAAACCTGCCATATTTGAGAATTCCAATGTCATGCAACAATTACGCTGTGGT GGTGTTCTTGAGGCTATAAGAATCAGCTGTGCTGGATTTCCTACGCGTcgtattttctatgaatttttacatCGTTTTGGTGTTTTTGCTCCAGAAGCTTTTGTTGGGAA CGATGAAAAGACAGCTTGCAGGAAGATTCTGGAAAGTAAAGGCTTGAAAGGATTTCAG ATAGGTAAAACAAAAGTTTTCCTTAGAGCCGGTCAGATGGCAGAGTTAGATGCTCTACGAGCTGAAGTTCTTAACAGAGCAGCAAAGACTATTCAAAATCAAATACGAACACATATTTTGCAGAAGCAATTTATTGCTTTACGGAAGGCTGCCATTCATGTGCAATCATTGTGGAGAA GAAGATTGGCTTGTAAGTTGTATGATGACATGAGAAGGGAGAATGCTGCAATTATAGTTCAGAAAAATTGGCAGCGACATAACTCTAAGAAGGCTTACAAAAAACTGCAATATTCAGTTCTTGTCCTACAAAGTGGTTTTAGATTTTTGGCTGCTCGGAATGAGTTTAGATTTAGGAGACAAACAAAGGCAGCAATTTTTATTCAG GCTAAATGGCGTTGTTATAGAGCTCATTCATACCACAAGAAACTAAAGAGAGCAGCAATTGTTACCCAGTGTCGATGGAGGGGAAGGGTTGCAAGGATAGAGCTTAGGAAGCTAAAAATG GCTGCACGAGAAACAGGTGCCCTCAAGGAAGCAAAGGATAAACTCGAAAAGGCAGTAGAAGATCTTACATGGCGTTTGCAGTTGGAAAAGCGTTTGCGG ACAGACTTAGAGGAAGCTAAAGGACAAGAAATTGCAAAATTACAGAACTCTTTGCAAGAACTGCAAAGTAAAGTAGATGAGACAACTGCAATGCTTGTCAAGGAACGAGAGGCAGCTAGGAAGATTATTGAGGAAGCACCTCCTGTTGTCAAGGAAACTACTGTTCTTGTGCAAGATACTGAGAAGATTGACTCCTTGACAGCTGAGGTGGAGAATTTGAAG GCTTCACTACAGTTTGAAAAACAAAGAGCTGATGATGTTGAAAGCAAATACACTGAAGAACGACAAGCAAACGAAGAAAAAACGAAGAAGTCACTTGAAGATGGAGGACAAATACTTCAACTGAAGGAAACCGTGCATAG GCTTGAAGAGAAGCTAGCAAACGTGGACTCAGAAAATAAGGTATTTCGTCAGCAGGCTTTATCCATGGCACCCAATAAATTGTTATCTGGACGCACAAAATCAATACTTCAG AGGAGTTCTGAAAATGGTCATTCTATCAATGGCGAAACTAGAAGTCTCACA GATTCCCTTAGTTCATCATTTAACATGAGGGAGAGTTCTGAAATAGAGGATAAACCACAAAGAAATCTCAATGAAAAACAACAG GAAAACCAAGAATTGATGATTAGGTGTATTGCACAAGACTTGGGATTTTCAGGAAAAAGACCTGTTGCTGCTTGTATTACTTATAAATGTCTTCTGCAATGGCGATCATTTGAAGtggagcgcacaagtgtttttgATCGTATTATTCAGACAATTGGTCATGCCATCGAG GATAATAATCAGATATTGGCTTATTGGCTTTCCAATTCTTCAACGTTATTGTTGCTGCTCCAACGCACATTGAAAGCAAGTGGTGCAGCAGGCATGGCACCCCAACGTCGCCGCTCATCATCGGCTACTCTTTTTGGGAGGATGACTCAA AGTTTTAGAGGTACACCACAAGGTGTGAACCTTGCGTTAATTAATGGGAGTTTGACAAGTGGAGTAGATAAATTACGCCAAGTTGAAGCAAAGTATCCTGCTCTATTATTCAAGCAACAGCTCACTGCATATGTGGAGAAAATATATGGAATGATCCGGGATAATTTGAAGAAagagatatctccattggttggTTCATGCATTCAG GCCCCACGAACATCAAGAGCTAGTCTCGTCAAAGGGTCTTCTCGTTCACCTGGAACTACTGCCGCACAACAAATTTTGATTGCTCACTGGCAAGGGATTGTTAAGAGTCTTGACAGTTTCTTGACCACGTTGAAAGCAAATCAC GTGCCTCCGTTCTTAGTTCGGAAGGTCTTTACACAGATATTCTCCTTTATAAATGTACAATTATTTAACAG TCTTCTTCTAAGGAGAGAATGCTGCTCATTTAGTAATGGTGAGTTTGTTAAAGCAGGATTAGCTGAACTGGAACATTGGTGCTACAAAGCAACTGATGAG TATGCAGGTTCGTCGTGGGATGAACTAAAGCATATAAGACAGGCTATTGGGTTCCTG GTCATCCATCAAAAGCCAAAGAAGACCTTGGATGAAATTAGCCATGACCTTTGTCCT GTACTCAGTGTGCAACAATTATATCGGATAAGTACAATGTACTGGGATGATAAATATGGAACGCATAGTGTGTCTCCTGAG GTTATATCCGACATGAGGGTGCTGATGATTGAAGATTCAAACAATCCTGTAAGCACCTCGTTCTTATTAGATGATGACTCAAG CATCCCATTTTCAGTTGATGATATATCAAAGTCAATGGAACCGATTGATATTGCGGACATAGAGCCACCCCCACTTGTTCAGGAGAACTCAGGTTTCATGTTCTTGTTGCCTCGCGTTGACTAA
- the LOC121970784 gene encoding myosin-11-like isoform X1: protein MGTSVNIIMGSNVWVEDPQLSWVDGQVTKITGENAEVQTSNGKTVVTTLSKLYPKDMEAPPGGVDDMTKLSYLHEPGVLQNLSARYQLNEIYTYTGNILIAINPFQRLTHLYDSHMMTQYKGAPLGELSPHVFAVADVAFRAMVNEGKSNSILVSGESGAGKTETTKMLMRYLAYLGGRAATEGRTVEQQVLESNPVLEAFGNAKTVRNNNSSRFGKFVEIQFDNKGRISGAAIRTYLLERSRVCQISDPERNYHCFYLLCAAPTEVTEKYKLGKPNTFHYLNQSNCYELVGVNDAYEYLATRRAMDIVGISAQEQDAIFRVVAAILHLGNINFAKGQEIDSSVPKDDKAKFHLKMAAELLMCDAEGLQDALCKRMMITPEEVIKRPLDPQSAAVSRDGLAKTIYSRLFDWIVDKINVSIGQDQASKSLIGVLDIYGFESFKTNSFEQFCINYTNEKLQQHFNQHVFKMEQEEYTKEAIDWSYIEFVDNQDVLDLIEKKPGGVIALLDEACMFPKSTHETFAQKLYQTFKTHKRFIKPKLSRTDFAINHYAGEVVYQSDLFLDKNKDYVVAEHQDLLGASKCSFVSGLFPPLPEETSKSSKFSSIGARFKLQLQALMDTLNSTEPHYIRCVKPNNLLKPAIFENSNVMQQLRCGGVLEAIRISCAGFPTRRIFYEFLHRFGVFAPEAFVGNDEKTACRKILESKGLKGFQIGKTKVFLRAGQMAELDALRAEVLNRAAKTIQNQIRTHILQKQFIALRKAAIHVQSLWRRRLACKLYDDMRRENAAIIVQKNWQRHNSKKAYKKLQYSVLVLQSGFRFLAARNEFRFRRQTKAAIFIQAKWRCYRAHSYHKKLKRAAIVTQCRWRGRVARIELRKLKMAARETGALKEAKDKLEKAVEDLTWRLQLEKRLRTDLEEAKGQEIAKLQNSLQELQSKVDETTAMLVKEREAARKIIEEAPPVVKETTVLVQDTEKIDSLTAEVENLKASLQFEKQRADDVESKYTEERQANEEKTKKSLEDGGQILQLKETVHRLEEKLANVDSENKVFRQQALSMAPNKLLSGRTKSILQRSSENGHSINGETRSLTDSLSSSFNMRESSEIEDKPQRNLNEKQQENQELMIRCIAQDLGFSGKRPVAACITYKCLLQWRSFEVERTSVFDRIIQTIGHAIETQDNNQILAYWLSNSSTLLLLLQRTLKASGAAGMAPQRRRSSSATLFGRMTQSFRGTPQGVNLALINGSLTSGVDKLRQVEAKYPALLFKQQLTAYVEKIYGMIRDNLKKEISPLVGSCIQAPRTSRASLVKGSSRSPGTTAAQQILIAHWQGIVKSLDSFLTTLKANHVPPFLVRKVFTQIFSFINVQLFNSLLLRRECCSFSNGEFVKAGLAELEHWCYKATDEYAGSSWDELKHIRQAIGFLVIHQKPKKTLDEISHDLCPVLSVQQLYRISTMYWDDKYGTHSVSPEVISDMRVLMIEDSNNPVSTSFLLDDDSSIPFSVDDISKSMEPIDIADIEPPPLVQENSGFMFLLPRVD, encoded by the exons ATG GGAACTTCCGTTAACATTATTATGGGTTCCAATGTGTGGGTTGAAGATCCACAATTGTCTTGGGTTGATGGACAGGTCACTAAAATTACTGGTGAAAACGCCGAGGTTCAGACTTCTAATGGCAAAACG GTTGTCACTACTCTGTCAAAACTATATCCAAAAGATATGGAAGCCCCTCCCGGTGGGGTTGATGACATGACAAAGCTCTCGTATTTGCACGAACCTGGAGTTCTGCAGAATTTGTCCGCTAGATACCAACtgaatgaaatttat ACTTACACAGGAAATATTCTAATTGCTATAAATCCATTCCAAAGGTTAACCCATCTATATGATTCTCACATGATGACCCAATATAAAGGGGCTCCATTAGGCGAGCTAAGTCCTCATGTGTTTGCAGTGGCAGATGTGGCATTCAG GGCAATGGTAAATGAGGGAAAGAGCAACTCCATTCTAGTTAGTGGTGAAAGTGGTGCTGGAAAAACTGAGACAACAAAGATGCTTATGCGTTATCTCGCTTACTTGGGTGGACGTGCAGCCACTGAAGGGCGAACTGTAGAGCAGCAAGTTCTTGAA TCAAATCCAGTTCTTGAAGCATTTGGCAATGCAAAAACTGTGAGAAATAACAACTCAAG CCGTTTTGGAAAGTTTGTGGAAATTCAGTTTGATAATAAAGGTAGAATATCTGGTGCTGCCATCCGAACCTACCTTCTTGAGAGGTCACGAGTATGCCAGATATCAGATCCAGAGCGTAACTACCACTGCTTTTACCTTCTATGCGCGGCACCAACAGAG GTGACTGAAAAGTacaaattaggaaaaccaaaCACATTCCATTATCTTAACCAATCAAACTGTTATGAATTGGTTGGTGTGAATGATGCCTACGAGTATCTAGCCACTAGAAGGGCTATGGATATTGTTGGAATCAGTGCACAAGAACAG GATGCCATTTTTAGGGTTGTCGCAGCCATTCTTCATCTTGGAAATATTAATTTTGCCAAGGGACAAGAGATAGATTCATCTGTGCCCAAGGATGACAAAGCTAAGTTCCATCTTAAGATGGCTGCTGAACTTCTCAT GTGTGATGCTGAGGGTTTACAAGATGCACTGTGTAAGCGTATGATGATAACTCCTGAAGAAGTCATTAAGAGGCCACTTGATCCTCAATCTGCAGCTGTAAGCAGGGACGGCTTAGCTAAAACAATATATTCTCGCTTGTTTGACTG GATTGTCGATAAAATAAATGTTTCAATTGGACAAGATCAAGCTTCCAAGTCACTGATTGGTGTCTTAGACATCTACGgttttgaaagttttaaaacGAACAG CTTTGAGCAGTTCTGTATCAACTACACAAATGAGAAACTACAACAACATTTCAACCAA CACGTTTTCAAGATGGAGCAGGAAGAATACACAAAAGAGGCAATAGATTGGAGTTACATCGAATTTGTTGATAACCAAGATGTTCTGGATCTTATCGAGAAG AAACCTGGAGGTGTGATTGCACTTCTTGATGAAGCATG CATGTTTCCTAAATCAACACATGAAACCTTTGCACAAAAACTTTATCAGACATTTAAAACGCACAAACGCTTCATCAAGCCCAAGCTTTCACGCACTGATTTTGCAATTAATCATTATGCCGGAGAG GTTGTGTATCAATCTGATCTTTTTCTGGACAAAAACAAGGATTATGTTGTGGCAGAACACCAAGATTTGTTGGGTGCTTCAAAATGCTCATTTGTTTCAGGCCTTTTTCCTCCTCTGCCTGAGGAAACAAGCAAGTCTTCTAAATTTTCATCAATCGGTGCTCGCTTTAAG CTACAACTGCAGGCTTTGATGGATACATTAAATTCCACAGAACCCCATTATATCAGATGTGTGAAGCCAAATAACCTTCTAAAACCTGCCATATTTGAGAATTCCAATGTCATGCAACAATTACGCTGTGGT GGTGTTCTTGAGGCTATAAGAATCAGCTGTGCTGGATTTCCTACGCGTcgtattttctatgaatttttacatCGTTTTGGTGTTTTTGCTCCAGAAGCTTTTGTTGGGAA CGATGAAAAGACAGCTTGCAGGAAGATTCTGGAAAGTAAAGGCTTGAAAGGATTTCAG ATAGGTAAAACAAAAGTTTTCCTTAGAGCCGGTCAGATGGCAGAGTTAGATGCTCTACGAGCTGAAGTTCTTAACAGAGCAGCAAAGACTATTCAAAATCAAATACGAACACATATTTTGCAGAAGCAATTTATTGCTTTACGGAAGGCTGCCATTCATGTGCAATCATTGTGGAGAA GAAGATTGGCTTGTAAGTTGTATGATGACATGAGAAGGGAGAATGCTGCAATTATAGTTCAGAAAAATTGGCAGCGACATAACTCTAAGAAGGCTTACAAAAAACTGCAATATTCAGTTCTTGTCCTACAAAGTGGTTTTAGATTTTTGGCTGCTCGGAATGAGTTTAGATTTAGGAGACAAACAAAGGCAGCAATTTTTATTCAG GCTAAATGGCGTTGTTATAGAGCTCATTCATACCACAAGAAACTAAAGAGAGCAGCAATTGTTACCCAGTGTCGATGGAGGGGAAGGGTTGCAAGGATAGAGCTTAGGAAGCTAAAAATG GCTGCACGAGAAACAGGTGCCCTCAAGGAAGCAAAGGATAAACTCGAAAAGGCAGTAGAAGATCTTACATGGCGTTTGCAGTTGGAAAAGCGTTTGCGG ACAGACTTAGAGGAAGCTAAAGGACAAGAAATTGCAAAATTACAGAACTCTTTGCAAGAACTGCAAAGTAAAGTAGATGAGACAACTGCAATGCTTGTCAAGGAACGAGAGGCAGCTAGGAAGATTATTGAGGAAGCACCTCCTGTTGTCAAGGAAACTACTGTTCTTGTGCAAGATACTGAGAAGATTGACTCCTTGACAGCTGAGGTGGAGAATTTGAAG GCTTCACTACAGTTTGAAAAACAAAGAGCTGATGATGTTGAAAGCAAATACACTGAAGAACGACAAGCAAACGAAGAAAAAACGAAGAAGTCACTTGAAGATGGAGGACAAATACTTCAACTGAAGGAAACCGTGCATAG GCTTGAAGAGAAGCTAGCAAACGTGGACTCAGAAAATAAGGTATTTCGTCAGCAGGCTTTATCCATGGCACCCAATAAATTGTTATCTGGACGCACAAAATCAATACTTCAG AGGAGTTCTGAAAATGGTCATTCTATCAATGGCGAAACTAGAAGTCTCACA GATTCCCTTAGTTCATCATTTAACATGAGGGAGAGTTCTGAAATAGAGGATAAACCACAAAGAAATCTCAATGAAAAACAACAG GAAAACCAAGAATTGATGATTAGGTGTATTGCACAAGACTTGGGATTTTCAGGAAAAAGACCTGTTGCTGCTTGTATTACTTATAAATGTCTTCTGCAATGGCGATCATTTGAAGtggagcgcacaagtgtttttgATCGTATTATTCAGACAATTGGTCATGCCATCGAG ACTCAGGATAATAATCAGATATTGGCTTATTGGCTTTCCAATTCTTCAACGTTATTGTTGCTGCTCCAACGCACATTGAAAGCAAGTGGTGCAGCAGGCATGGCACCCCAACGTCGCCGCTCATCATCGGCTACTCTTTTTGGGAGGATGACTCAA AGTTTTAGAGGTACACCACAAGGTGTGAACCTTGCGTTAATTAATGGGAGTTTGACAAGTGGAGTAGATAAATTACGCCAAGTTGAAGCAAAGTATCCTGCTCTATTATTCAAGCAACAGCTCACTGCATATGTGGAGAAAATATATGGAATGATCCGGGATAATTTGAAGAAagagatatctccattggttggTTCATGCATTCAG GCCCCACGAACATCAAGAGCTAGTCTCGTCAAAGGGTCTTCTCGTTCACCTGGAACTACTGCCGCACAACAAATTTTGATTGCTCACTGGCAAGGGATTGTTAAGAGTCTTGACAGTTTCTTGACCACGTTGAAAGCAAATCAC GTGCCTCCGTTCTTAGTTCGGAAGGTCTTTACACAGATATTCTCCTTTATAAATGTACAATTATTTAACAG TCTTCTTCTAAGGAGAGAATGCTGCTCATTTAGTAATGGTGAGTTTGTTAAAGCAGGATTAGCTGAACTGGAACATTGGTGCTACAAAGCAACTGATGAG TATGCAGGTTCGTCGTGGGATGAACTAAAGCATATAAGACAGGCTATTGGGTTCCTG GTCATCCATCAAAAGCCAAAGAAGACCTTGGATGAAATTAGCCATGACCTTTGTCCT GTACTCAGTGTGCAACAATTATATCGGATAAGTACAATGTACTGGGATGATAAATATGGAACGCATAGTGTGTCTCCTGAG GTTATATCCGACATGAGGGTGCTGATGATTGAAGATTCAAACAATCCTGTAAGCACCTCGTTCTTATTAGATGATGACTCAAG CATCCCATTTTCAGTTGATGATATATCAAAGTCAATGGAACCGATTGATATTGCGGACATAGAGCCACCCCCACTTGTTCAGGAGAACTCAGGTTTCATGTTCTTGTTGCCTCGCGTTGACTAA